A region of the Streptomyces sp. NBC_00442 genome:
GTGTCCGCCGAAGCCCTGGAGCGCGGCGAACTGTCGCCGCCCCTGCCCGGCCACCCGGTACGCGCCCTGGCAGGCTGCGGATCCGCGCGCGGGGTCACCGTACGCATCGTCGACCCGGCCAGCTCCGCCGTCCTGCCCGACGGGTCGGTCGGCGAGATCTGGGTGCGCGGCGAAGCCGTCGCCGACGGCTACTGGCGCCGTCCGCTGGAGACCTCCGCCACCTTCGGGCACGTCACCGCATTCGGCGAGCACGGCTTCCTGCGCACCGGCGACCTCGGCGCGCTGCGCGACGGCGAGCTGTATCTGACCGGCCGCATCAAGGACGCCCTCCTCGTCGACGGCCGCACCCTGCACCCGCAGGAGGCCGAGCGCCAACTCGCCCAGTCCGGCGCCCCGTTCGGGTCCGCCGTGGTGCTCTCCGCGCCCGCCGAACGGGAACAGATCGTGGCGATCCAGGAGATCCGCGGCGCCGGCTGGAGCCGCGGCCAGCTCGCCGACCTCGCCGAGCGCGTCCGCGGCTGCCTGCACGAGGAGTTCGGCGCCTCCCTCGGCGGCGTGGTCCTGGTCCGCCCCGGCACCGTGCGCCGCACCACCAGCGGCAAGGTCCGCCGCTCGCTGATGCGCGAGCTCTATCTGCGCGGCGAACTGCGCCCGCTGTACGCGTCGGCGCCGCCCTACGCCGCCGAAGGAGGCTGAGCCATGCCCGACACCGCCGTGCGGACCACGGACCCGGACGCACGTGAGGGAGCCGGCCGCGATGACGTACGCCACCGCGCCGAGCGGCTCGAATTCCGGTTCGGCGACCCCTGCGACCCGGCGAACCCGCTGGGCTTCCGCGCCCTGCTCGCCGCCGACGGGAACAGTGAACTGCTGGGTGCGGCCGAGGAGTTGCTCGACCAGGAGGGCTTCGGCGCCGAGCTGGTCCCGCTCTCGCTCGGCGGCCGGCTGCGCGACGCCGACGAGCTGATGCGGATACTGCGCCCGGTCTTCCGCCGCGACGTCGCCCTCGCCTTCGGCTACGGCATCACCTCGCTGTTCGCGGCCGCCCCCGTCTTCGCCGCCGGATCGACGCAGCAGCGCGAGAGCGTGGCCCGCCTGCTGGTGTCGGGCGGCCGCGCGGCCATCGTGCACCGCTCGCTCGCCCACGGCACGGCGATGCTGCGCGGCGAACTCACCGCCATGGAGTACTCCGGCGGCTTCGTCCTGGACGGCCGCAAGGACGTCGTCATCAATGCCGAACGCGCGGGCGCCGTCGTCGCCCACATCCGCACCGACCCCGCACCGGGCCCCGCCTCCCACTCGGTGTTCCTGCTCGACCCGGCCCAACTCCCGCCGGACGGGGTCCGGTTGCTCAAACGCCGGCCCACCACCGGCATGCGCGGCTGCCGCTTCGCCGGATACGAGTTCGATGAGTGCGAGGTGGGGCACGAGACGCTGGTCGGCGACGTCGGCTCCGGCGTACGGCTCGCCCTGCGCACCTTCCAGCTCAACCGGACCCTGATCACCGGCGCCGTCATCGCCTCCGTCGACACCGTGCTGCGCGCGGCCGTGCGGGCCGCGCTCGCCGGCGCCACCCTCGGCCGGCGCCAACGCGGTGTCCTGGCCGGGGTGTTCGCCGACCTGCTCGCGGGCGACGCCATGGCCACCGCCGTGCTGCGCGCCCTGTCCCTGCTGCCCGGCGCGGCCCACCTGGCCGCCGCCGAGCTGAAGTACCTCGTGCCGGATCTCCTCAGGGACGACCTGGAGGAACTCGCCACCGTCCTCGGCGCCGGCGGCTACAGCCGCGACACCGACCAGGGCACGCTCACCAAGCTCCTGCGCGACCTGCCCGCCGC
Encoded here:
- a CDS encoding acyl-CoA dehydrogenase family protein; amino-acid sequence: MPDTAVRTTDPDAREGAGRDDVRHRAERLEFRFGDPCDPANPLGFRALLAADGNSELLGAAEELLDQEGFGAELVPLSLGGRLRDADELMRILRPVFRRDVALAFGYGITSLFAAAPVFAAGSTQQRESVARLLVSGGRAAIVHRSLAHGTAMLRGELTAMEYSGGFVLDGRKDVVINAERAGAVVAHIRTDPAPGPASHSVFLLDPAQLPPDGVRLLKRRPTTGMRGCRFAGYEFDECEVGHETLVGDVGSGVRLALRTFQLNRTLITGAVIASVDTVLRAAVRAALAGATLGRRQRGVLAGVFADLLAGDAMATAVLRALSLLPGAAHLAAAELKYLVPDLLRDDLEELATVLGAGGYSRDTDQGTLTKLLRDLPAAGLGHAGTASCQAVVIPQLPVLARHSWGSEPEPPATLFRTGEPVPHLDIGGLEVAGGGDFLSASLTASAARLAGRAPDGPYGEALRTMTAAFHADLLAVREACLLIEPGDRAALASPATAALADRHSVLSAAGAALAVWEHHRDAAGFLADPAWLVLALHRYGRRLGLTLPPLPPDCVDRVAEELLARFRAGRSFDLHDAPLAEAGTP